In Marinobacter salinisoli, the DNA window ATCAGCAAGCTTCGAGCGGTGCGTAGGCCAGAACCAGCCACTTCGCGCCGTCGTCGAAGTTCACCTGCACCCGGGCATGGGCACCGCTGCCTTCGCAATTCAGCACGATACCCTCACCAAACTTGGGATGGCGAACCCGCTGGCCCAGACTGAACCCGGCCTGCTGAGCCGATTCCTGACTGAACAGCCCTTCGTTCGGCCGCTCGACCATAGCGGGCCGGGTGACCGTGTTACGCAGACGCACTTCCTGCAGACAATCGCCGGGAATCTCCCGCACGAAGCGGGACAGGGCATGGAATTTTTCCTGGCCGTACAGCCGGCGGGATTCGGCGTAGGTGAGCACCAGCTTTTTCATCGCGCGGGTGATGCCCACGTAGGCCAGGCGGCGCTCTTCTTCCATCCGCCCCGGTTCCTCCAGCGACATATTGTGGGGGAACAACCCCTCTTCCACGCCGGCCAGAAAGACCATCGGGAACTCCAGCCCCTTGGCCGAATGCAAGGTCATTAACTGGACGCTGTCTTCGTGCTCACTGGCCTGAGACTCACCGGCGTCCAGGGCGGCCTGAGCAATAAACTCCGCCAGCGGGTCGACACCGTCTTCCACCTCGAAATCCGACAGCGCGTTGACCAGTTCTTCCAGGTTTTCAACCCGGGCCTGACCCTTTTCGCCTTTTTCGTTGGCGTGATAATCCTTCAGGCCGCTGTCTTCGATGGTCTGTTTCATCAGGCCCTGCAGCGAGGCGTTGTCGGCCATCTCCGACAAGCCTTCGATGATGGCCATGAACGACTGCAGGCCGGTCTTGGCGCGGCCCTTGACCTGACCCGCTTCCAGCAGGCGCTCCGCCGATTCCCACAGGGACACGCCCTGGCCGGTGGCGTATTCCCGCAACTCCGCCAGGCTCTTGGCACCGATACCCCGGGGCGGCACATTCACCACCCGTTCGAAGGCGGCGTCATCCCGGCGGTACTGCACCAGGCGCAGGTAAGCCAGCGCATTCCGGATTTCCTGACGGTCGTAGAACCGCAACCCACCGTACACCCGGTACGGAATGCCCTGACGCATCAGGGCCTCTTCCAGCACCCGGGACTGGGCGTTGGAGCGATACAGAATGGCGGATTCGCTGCGCAGGTTGCCGTCCATGACCCAGCCGGAAATGCTGTCGGCGATGTAGTTGGCCTCGTCCTGTTCATTGAAGGCCGCGTACAGGCTGATCGGTTCCCCGTCCGGCCCGTCGGTCCATAACTGCTTGCCCAACCGGCCCTGATTATTGGCAATCACCGCGTTGGCGGCCTTGAGGATGGTCTGGGTGGAGCGGTAATTCTGCTCCAGGCGCACCAGCCGGGCGTTGGGGAAGTCCCGCTGGTACTGCTGGATGTTTTCGATCTTGGCGCCCCGCCAGCCGTAGATGGACTGATCGTCGTCACCCACCACCGTCAGCGGCACGCGATTGCTCGCCAGCACCTGTAGCCAGGCGTATTGAATGGTGTTGGTGTCCTGGAACTCGTCCACCAGAATATGCTGGAAGCGTTTCTGGTAGTGCGCCAGCAACTCCGGCCGGTGTAACCAGAGTTCGTGCGAACGCAGCAGCAGTTCGCCAAAATCCACCAGCCCGCCCTGCTGACACAGCTTTTCGTACTGGCGATAGATTTTCACCATGGTCGAGGTGAAGTGGTCGCCGGGATTTTCCTGAATGTGGGCTGCCCGCAGCCCCTCATCCTTCTGACTGTTGATGAACCACTGGGCCTGTTTGGGCGGCCAGCGGGTCTCATCGATCTGGTTCTCGCGCATTACCCGCTTCACCAGCCGGAGCTGATCGTCGCTGTCCAGCACCTGGAAGTTCTCCGGCAGGCCGGCATCCTGCCAGTGCGAGCGCAGCAGGCGGTGCGCGATGCCATGGAAAGTGCCGAACCACAGGCCACGGGCCGGAATGTTCATCATCTGCTCAATGCGATAACGCATTTCCTTGGCGGCCTTGTTGGTGAAGGTCACCGCCAGGATGGCAGTCGGCGGCACCCGGTCCACCGTCATCAACCAGGCAATGCGATGCACCAGCACTCGCGTCTTGCCACTGCCCGCGCCGGCCAGCACCAGCAAATGATCGTTCTGGGCCGTGACCGCTTCGCGCTGGGCATCGTTGAGGGGATCGATAATGTGGGAGACATCCATAACTGAATCTTGACCTGCGGCTGATGAACTTCGGACAGCGAAGTATAACAGGCCGCACCAGCCCATTCAGGCCTGCCCCCCAAAACTCCACGGCCGGGATTATTTCATGCCATGATAGAAGGTGACCTGTCATGGCACCCGACACACCCGACAGGCAACTACAATAACAACAATCAGCAAGGGACCAGAGCTATGACCTCCTACGATGTCATTCTGAACGGTGGGCGATACTTCGACGGCACCGGCGCGCCCGCGTCCATCCGCCATATTGGCATCCGTAACGGACGGATCGCCAAGGTCAGTGCCAACCCCATTCCCGAGGACCAGGCGGAACGGGTGATCGATGCCAGCGGGCACTGGGTGACGCCGGGATTCCTCGACACCCATACCCATTACGACGCCGAGATGCTGGTCAGCCCGAGCCTGTCGGAGTCCATCCGGCACGGCGTGACCACCGTGCTGGTGGGCAGCTGTTCGCTCAGTATGGTGTGCTCGGACTACGAGGACGCCTCGGATATCTTTACCCGGGTCGAAACCGTGCCCCGGGAGCGGGTTCTGCCCATTCTGCGCGACAACAAAACCTGGTCCACGCCACGGGA includes these proteins:
- the uvrD gene encoding DNA helicase II, producing MDVSHIIDPLNDAQREAVTAQNDHLLVLAGAGSGKTRVLVHRIAWLMTVDRVPPTAILAVTFTNKAAKEMRYRIEQMMNIPARGLWFGTFHGIAHRLLRSHWQDAGLPENFQVLDSDDQLRLVKRVMRENQIDETRWPPKQAQWFINSQKDEGLRAAHIQENPGDHFTSTMVKIYRQYEKLCQQGGLVDFGELLLRSHELWLHRPELLAHYQKRFQHILVDEFQDTNTIQYAWLQVLASNRVPLTVVGDDDQSIYGWRGAKIENIQQYQRDFPNARLVRLEQNYRSTQTILKAANAVIANNQGRLGKQLWTDGPDGEPISLYAAFNEQDEANYIADSISGWVMDGNLRSESAILYRSNAQSRVLEEALMRQGIPYRVYGGLRFYDRQEIRNALAYLRLVQYRRDDAAFERVVNVPPRGIGAKSLAELREYATGQGVSLWESAERLLEAGQVKGRAKTGLQSFMAIIEGLSEMADNASLQGLMKQTIEDSGLKDYHANEKGEKGQARVENLEELVNALSDFEVEDGVDPLAEFIAQAALDAGESQASEHEDSVQLMTLHSAKGLEFPMVFLAGVEEGLFPHNMSLEEPGRMEEERRLAYVGITRAMKKLVLTYAESRRLYGQEKFHALSRFVREIPGDCLQEVRLRNTVTRPAMVERPNEGLFSQESAQQAGFSLGQRVRHPKFGEGIVLNCEGSGAHARVQVNFDDGAKWLVLAYAPLEAC